One genomic region from Nocardia vinacea encodes:
- the tal gene encoding transaldolase, producing MAQNENVAALSAAGVSVWLDDLSRDRIQSGNLAELIETRSVVGVTTNPTIFQGALSQGHAYDGQVKELAAQGADVDSAIRTITTDDVRAACDVLAGVYESSNGVDGRVSIEVDPRLAFDAEQTVAQAIDLWKTVDRPNLFIKIPATEAGLPAITRVIAEGISVNVTLIFSVKRYRQVMGAYLDGLRGAKATSHDLAKIHSVASFFVSRVDTEIDKRLETIGTPEALALRGQAGVANARLAYAEYQDVFDGGAHTSTYTHLAASGANRQRPLWASTGVKNPEYSDTLYVTELVAPNTVNTLPEKTLEAVADHGEIRGDAVSGTAAAAQEVFDKLTAVGIDLDDVFDVLEREGVEKFEKSWEELLSATAGELAKSGDN from the coding sequence ATGGCACAGAACGAAAACGTCGCCGCCCTCTCCGCCGCGGGCGTCTCGGTGTGGCTCGATGATCTGTCGCGGGACCGGATCCAGTCCGGGAACCTGGCAGAGCTCATCGAAACCCGCAGCGTCGTCGGCGTCACCACCAATCCGACCATCTTCCAGGGTGCCCTGAGCCAGGGCCACGCCTACGACGGCCAGGTGAAAGAGCTTGCCGCCCAAGGCGCGGATGTGGATTCCGCGATCCGGACCATCACCACCGACGATGTGCGTGCGGCCTGCGACGTGCTGGCCGGCGTCTACGAGTCCAGCAACGGTGTCGACGGCCGGGTCTCCATCGAGGTGGACCCGCGCCTGGCCTTCGACGCCGAGCAGACGGTCGCGCAGGCCATCGACCTGTGGAAGACGGTGGATCGGCCCAACCTGTTCATCAAAATTCCGGCCACCGAGGCGGGCCTGCCCGCGATCACCCGGGTGATCGCCGAGGGCATCAGCGTCAACGTGACCCTGATCTTCTCGGTCAAGCGCTACCGCCAGGTGATGGGCGCCTACCTCGACGGTCTGCGCGGAGCCAAGGCCACCAGCCACGATCTGGCCAAGATCCATTCGGTCGCTTCGTTCTTCGTCTCCCGCGTGGACACCGAGATCGATAAGCGACTCGAAACGATCGGTACACCGGAAGCGCTGGCACTGCGCGGACAGGCGGGGGTCGCCAACGCGCGCCTGGCCTACGCCGAATACCAGGATGTCTTCGACGGTGGAGCGCACACCTCGACCTACACGCATCTGGCCGCCTCCGGTGCGAATCGGCAACGGCCGCTGTGGGCTTCGACCGGTGTGAAGAATCCGGAGTACTCGGACACGCTGTATGTCACCGAACTCGTCGCGCCGAATACGGTGAACACGCTGCCGGAGAAGACCCTCGAGGCGGTCGCCGATCACGGCGAGATCCGTGGCGACGCCGTCAGCGGTACCGCCGCGGCCGCGCAGGAGGTCTTCGACAAGCTCACCGCGGTCGGCATCGACCTCGACGACGTCTTCGACGTACTCGAGCGCGAGGGTGTGGAAAAGTTCGAGAAGTCGTGGGAGGAGCTGCTTTCCGCCACGGCAGGCGAACTGGCCAAGTCCGGGGATAACTGA
- the zwf gene encoding glucose-6-phosphate dehydrogenase, with the protein MAGTQTNTWKNPLRDERDKRVPRIAGPCSMVIFGVTGDLSRKKLMPAIYDLSNRGLLPPGFALVGFARRDYADEDFANVVLDAVKAHARTPFRQEVWDHLAEGIRFVQGSFDDDSAFAKLADVLAKLDKDRGTGGNHAFYLSIPPNMFPVVLDQLSEHKLAQPTKTNGEGRKPWRRVVIEKPFGHDLDSAVELNALVNRVFPEETVFRIDHYLGKETVQNILALRFANQLYEPIWNANYVDHVQITMAEDIGLGGRAGYYDGIGAARDVIQNHLLQLLALTAMEEPISFEPKQLQAEKIKVLSATKLVEPLDETTARGQYAEGWQGGEHVVGLLDEEGFDPQSRTETYAAITLEVDTRRWAGVPFYLRTGKRLGRRVTEIAVVFKRAPHLPFDQTMTEDLGQNALVIRVQPDEGITTRFGSKVPGSSMEVRDVNMDFSYGEAFTESSPEAYERLILDVLLGVPSLFPVNAEVELSWRILDPVLEHWTADGKPEQYEAGTWGPASADEMVARTGREWRRP; encoded by the coding sequence ATGGCCGGCACTCAGACGAATACCTGGAAGAACCCGCTCCGCGACGAGCGGGATAAGCGGGTCCCCCGCATAGCGGGACCGTGCAGCATGGTGATCTTCGGCGTCACCGGCGATCTGTCCCGGAAGAAACTGATGCCGGCCATCTACGATCTGTCGAACCGGGGGCTGCTGCCCCCGGGCTTCGCACTGGTCGGCTTCGCCCGCCGGGACTACGCGGACGAGGACTTCGCGAATGTCGTGCTCGACGCGGTAAAAGCACACGCACGCACACCATTTCGGCAGGAGGTCTGGGACCACCTCGCCGAGGGCATCCGATTCGTACAGGGCTCCTTCGACGACGATTCCGCCTTCGCCAAACTCGCCGACGTCCTGGCGAAGCTGGACAAGGACCGCGGCACCGGCGGCAATCACGCCTTCTACCTGTCGATTCCGCCGAATATGTTCCCGGTGGTGCTCGATCAGCTCTCCGAGCACAAACTGGCCCAACCGACGAAAACCAATGGCGAGGGCCGCAAGCCGTGGCGCCGGGTAGTGATCGAGAAGCCGTTCGGCCACGATCTGGACAGCGCGGTCGAACTCAACGCATTGGTCAACCGGGTGTTCCCGGAAGAGACGGTATTCCGCATCGATCACTATCTCGGCAAGGAGACGGTGCAGAACATCCTGGCGCTGCGCTTCGCCAACCAGCTCTACGAACCGATCTGGAATGCCAATTACGTCGACCATGTGCAGATCACCATGGCCGAGGACATCGGATTGGGCGGGCGCGCAGGCTATTACGACGGTATCGGCGCGGCCCGCGATGTCATCCAGAACCACCTGCTGCAGTTGCTCGCGCTGACTGCCATGGAGGAGCCGATCAGCTTCGAGCCCAAGCAGTTGCAGGCGGAGAAGATCAAGGTGCTCTCGGCGACCAAACTCGTCGAGCCTCTCGATGAAACCACTGCGCGCGGACAGTACGCGGAAGGCTGGCAGGGCGGCGAGCATGTGGTCGGACTGCTCGATGAGGAGGGTTTCGACCCGCAATCGCGCACCGAGACCTACGCTGCGATCACCCTCGAGGTCGACACCCGACGCTGGGCTGGTGTGCCGTTCTACCTGCGCACCGGAAAACGCTTGGGCCGCAGGGTGACCGAGATCGCGGTGGTGTTCAAGCGAGCACCGCATCTGCCGTTCGACCAGACCATGACCGAGGATCTCGGGCAGAACGCACTGGTCATCCGGGTGCAGCCCGATGAGGGCATTACCACCCGCTTCGGTTCGAAGGTGCCGGGGTCGAGCATGGAAGTGCGCGATGTCAATATGGATTTCAGCTACGGCGAGGCGTTCACCGAATCCTCCCCCGAGGCCTACGAACGCCTGATCCTCGATGTGCTGCTCGGGGTGCCGTCCCTGTTCCCGGTGAACGCGGAGGTCGAATTGTCCTGGCGCATCCTGGATCCGGTGCTCGAGCACTGGACCGCCGACGGTAAACCCGAACAGTACGAGGCGGGGACCTGGGGTCCGGCCTCGGCCGATGAGATGGTGGCCCGCACCGGGCGCGAATGGCGGCGGCCATGA
- the opcA gene encoding glucose-6-phosphate dehydrogenase assembly protein OpcA: MIVDMPQTTTGEVTKRLVRLRESNGVITMGRVLTLVVCTLDSSEAEDAIDAANDASREHPCRVVVLARGDREAETRLDAQIRVGGDAGAAEVIVLRLQGDLINHESSVVIPFLLPDTPVVAWWPRGAPEFPSKDSVGRLATRRITDATFAADPQATIKKRLGSYASGDTDLAWSRITYWRALLAAAMDEPPFEPVDSVIISGLREEPALDMLAGWLAARLDCPVRRRSGALRVEVRRPTVSIAIERPQTGRTATLTRTGDPDQRIALARRETRDCLAEELRRLDADEIYAEALAGIEKVTYE, from the coding sequence ATGATCGTCGATATGCCGCAGACCACCACCGGCGAGGTCACCAAACGCCTGGTGCGCCTTCGGGAGAGCAATGGTGTGATCACCATGGGCCGGGTGCTGACTCTGGTCGTGTGCACGCTGGACAGCTCCGAGGCCGAAGACGCCATCGACGCCGCCAATGACGCCAGCCGCGAACATCCCTGTCGCGTGGTTGTTTTGGCGCGGGGGGATCGCGAGGCCGAGACCCGATTGGATGCCCAGATCCGCGTCGGCGGCGATGCGGGTGCGGCCGAGGTGATAGTGCTGCGGCTGCAGGGTGATCTGATCAACCACGAGAGCAGCGTCGTCATCCCGTTCCTGCTGCCGGACACACCGGTGGTGGCGTGGTGGCCGCGTGGTGCCCCGGAGTTCCCGTCCAAGGATTCGGTGGGACGCTTGGCGACTCGCCGCATCACCGACGCCACCTTCGCCGCCGATCCGCAGGCGACGATCAAGAAACGCCTCGGCTCCTACGCCTCCGGGGATACCGATCTGGCGTGGAGTCGCATCACCTACTGGCGGGCGCTCTTGGCGGCCGCCATGGACGAACCGCCGTTCGAGCCGGTGGATTCGGTGATCATCTCCGGACTGCGCGAAGAACCCGCGCTGGATATGCTCGCGGGCTGGTTGGCCGCCCGGCTCGACTGTCCGGTGCGTCGCCGCTCGGGTGCGCTGCGCGTGGAGGTACGTCGCCCGACGGTGTCGATCGCGATCGAGCGGCCGCAGACCGGGCGCACCGCGACGCTGACCCGCACCGGTGACCCGGATCAGCGAATCGCCTTGGCGCGCCGAGAAACTCGCGACTGCCTCGCCGAGGAGCTGCGACGGCTGGATGCCGACGAGATCTATGCCGAGGCGCTCGCCGGAATCGAGAAGGTGACCTATGAGTGA
- the pgl gene encoding 6-phosphogluconolactonase codes for MSERANFPANTVEVHNDTDALIAAAATRFVAVVVAAQAARGSASVVLTGGGTGIGLLESVRKTPGDIDWSLLDVFWGDERFVPAGDSERNDLQARQALLDHVPVDPSRVHPVATSDGEYPDPVEAAAEYAAAVHAHLAEHGAFDLHLLGMGGEGHVNSLFPDTDAVREQHELVVAVPDSPKPPPVRVTLTLPAVRHSRHVVLVVGGAAKAEAVAAAVAGADPVEIPAAGAVGSESTTWLLDRDAAAALPGTAS; via the coding sequence ATGAGTGAGCGCGCGAACTTTCCCGCGAACACCGTCGAAGTACACAACGACACCGATGCCTTGATCGCCGCCGCGGCCACGCGATTCGTCGCGGTCGTGGTGGCGGCGCAGGCGGCACGTGGCTCCGCATCGGTGGTGTTGACCGGCGGTGGGACCGGGATCGGACTGTTGGAATCGGTCCGCAAGACACCCGGCGATATCGACTGGTCGCTGCTCGATGTGTTCTGGGGTGACGAGCGATTCGTGCCCGCGGGCGATTCGGAGCGCAATGATCTGCAGGCGCGGCAGGCGCTGCTGGATCATGTGCCGGTTGATCCGTCGCGGGTGCATCCGGTTGCCACCTCCGATGGTGAGTATCCGGATCCGGTCGAAGCCGCCGCCGAGTATGCGGCGGCGGTGCACGCGCACCTGGCCGAGCACGGGGCCTTCGATCTGCATCTGCTCGGTATGGGCGGCGAGGGCCATGTGAATTCGCTGTTCCCGGATACCGATGCGGTGCGGGAACAGCACGAACTCGTTGTCGCGGTGCCGGATTCGCCGAAGCCGCCGCCGGTGCGGGTCACGCTGACGCTGCCCGCGGTGCGGCACAGTCGCCATGTTGTGCTGGTTGTCGGTGGTGCCGCCAAGGCCGAAGCCGTTGCCGCGGCGGTTGCCGGTGCGGATCCGGTGGAGATTCCCGCGGCGGGTGCCGTCGGGTCGGAATCCACTACATGGCTGTTGGATCGGGACGCCGCCGCGGCTTTGCCGGGTACCGCGAGCTAA
- a CDS encoding amidohydrolase family protein, which yields MIIDAHSHVHDPLTDHIAVLDEAGVDKTILFMTRPHPERAGNLTELREEMDLLTQALAGGGALGRETARRELDAAIAAYPDRFIGFASVPLDTPDADAIVERDVVGRGLRGIGELTPPPDQAALIEPVLRAATDHDRLPVVVHGAAPTTAADLRTLTDLARRYPRVPLVVSQLGGAHWMDAIELVRDTPNMYLELSTASIVFAVRLAIAEIPERTLFGSDAPYGDPVVARTTVERATRSPHVRELVLGATAQQLLS from the coding sequence TTGATCATCGACGCACACAGCCACGTCCACGACCCGCTCACCGATCACATCGCGGTGCTCGACGAGGCAGGCGTGGACAAGACCATTCTGTTCATGACCCGACCGCATCCCGAACGAGCCGGAAACCTCACCGAACTACGCGAAGAGATGGACCTACTGACGCAGGCTCTCGCGGGCGGCGGCGCCCTCGGCCGAGAAACAGCCCGGCGCGAACTCGATGCCGCAATCGCCGCCTACCCGGACCGCTTCATCGGATTCGCCTCGGTACCACTCGACACGCCCGATGCCGACGCGATCGTCGAACGCGACGTAGTCGGGCGCGGACTGCGCGGCATCGGTGAGTTGACCCCGCCGCCGGACCAAGCGGCCCTGATCGAGCCGGTACTCCGTGCCGCCACCGACCACGATCGACTCCCTGTCGTCGTCCACGGCGCCGCACCCACGACCGCCGCCGACCTGCGCACCCTGACCGACCTCGCGCGACGCTACCCCCGCGTGCCGCTCGTGGTATCCCAACTCGGCGGAGCGCACTGGATGGACGCAATCGAACTGGTTCGCGACACCCCGAATATGTACCTCGAACTGTCCACTGCCAGTATCGTTTTCGCGGTCCGCCTGGCCATAGCCGAAATTCCCGAGCGTACCCTCTTCGGCTCGGATGCCCCCTACGGCGACCCGGTCGTCGCGCGCACCACCGTCGAACGCGCCACCCGCTCACCACACGTGCGTGAACTGGTCCTCGGCGCGACCGCGCAGCAGCTGCTGAGTTAG